The following are encoded in a window of Telmatobacter sp. DSM 110680 genomic DNA:
- a CDS encoding aldo/keto reductase has protein sequence MTTTTSATENLRTLGDSDLHLTPIGFGAWAIGGGNWEFAWGPQDDNESIAAIHRALDLGINWIDTAAIYGLGHSEEVVARALKTSSHKPLVFTKCSMRWNDDRTIYRSLKAKSLEEELHASLRRLGRDTIDLYQIHWPNPETEIEEGWAALAKFKEQGKVRSIGVSNFNVEQMKRAQSIAPITSLQPPYSMLRRAVEEEILPFAKANHIGVINYSPMVSGLLTGKMTADRVAALPQDDWRRRAVEFNEPRLSRNMRLVEVLREVGRPHHVEPGVVAVAWTLHHPGITGAIVGGRNAQQVEGLAPALQFRLSEEDYARINSFLADNPV, from the coding sequence ATGACTACAACAACCTCTGCAACAGAAAATCTTCGCACTCTCGGCGACTCTGACCTGCACCTCACTCCCATCGGCTTCGGCGCTTGGGCCATCGGCGGCGGAAACTGGGAATTTGCCTGGGGACCGCAGGACGACAATGAGTCCATCGCCGCCATCCACCGCGCTCTCGACCTCGGCATCAACTGGATCGACACGGCAGCAATCTACGGGCTTGGACACTCTGAAGAAGTGGTGGCCCGCGCGCTTAAAACCAGCAGTCACAAGCCTCTGGTGTTTACCAAGTGCTCGATGCGCTGGAACGACGACCGGACCATCTATCGCTCGCTTAAAGCCAAGTCCCTTGAAGAGGAGCTCCACGCTTCTCTGCGTCGTCTTGGCCGCGACACGATCGACTTGTACCAGATTCACTGGCCCAACCCGGAGACCGAAATCGAAGAGGGCTGGGCGGCCTTGGCAAAGTTCAAAGAGCAGGGAAAAGTGCGCTCTATCGGCGTATCGAATTTCAACGTGGAACAGATGAAAAGGGCGCAGAGCATCGCCCCGATTACGAGCCTGCAACCGCCTTATTCCATGCTGCGGCGTGCCGTTGAAGAGGAGATCCTGCCCTTCGCCAAAGCCAATCACATTGGAGTTATCAATTATTCCCCCATGGTTTCCGGCCTGCTGACGGGGAAGATGACTGCGGATCGCGTTGCAGCCCTTCCGCAAGACGATTGGCGGCGGCGCGCGGTTGAGTTCAATGAACCCCGCCTCAGCCGCAACATGCGCCTGGTTGAGGTGCTTAGAGAAGTCGGAAGGCCTCACCATGTAGAGCCCGGCGTTGTCGCAGTGGCTTGGACTCTCCATCATCCCGGTATCACCGGCGCTATCGTTGGTGGTCGAAACGCGCAGCAGGTCGAAGGTCTCGCTCCGGCTCTTCAATTTCGCCTGAGTGAAGAAGATTA
- a CDS encoding DinB family protein, whose amino-acid sequence MSTRQSQSMDSNSKPEVKQSADRLFAVNERINQLLIKHLDPAAWTAKPPGNVRTIAAIFTHMHNVRAKWIRLTAPHLKVPAQLNRSHCTPQQARKALAASAVLCEQMLEDVETGRIHKGKRIEQFVRDGWARPWPVGPGDVTAMLSYMLVHEAHHRGQVAMIAHKLGFPLSKEVTSKMWSWEKL is encoded by the coding sequence ATGTCCACGCGTCAATCCCAGTCCATGGACTCGAATTCCAAGCCTGAAGTCAAACAATCTGCAGACCGCCTCTTCGCTGTCAACGAGCGCATCAACCAGCTCCTCATCAAACATCTCGACCCCGCTGCATGGACAGCCAAGCCACCCGGCAACGTCCGCACCATCGCGGCGATCTTTACCCACATGCACAATGTCCGCGCGAAGTGGATCAGGCTTACGGCTCCGCATCTGAAAGTCCCCGCGCAACTCAATCGCTCGCATTGCACGCCGCAGCAGGCCCGCAAGGCATTGGCCGCGAGCGCTGTGCTCTGTGAACAAATGCTGGAGGACGTCGAGACCGGGCGCATCCACAAAGGAAAACGCATTGAGCAATTCGTTCGCGACGGCTGGGCGAGGCCCTGGCCCGTCGGCCCCGGAGACGTGACTGCGATGCTGAGCTACATGCTCGTCCACGAGGCCCACCATCGCGGACAGGTCGCGATGATCGCTCATAAACTCGGCTTCCCGCTGTCAAAGGAAGTCACATCCAAAATGTGGAGTTGGGAAAAACTGTGA
- a CDS encoding AI-2E family transporter: protein MNPSATARMLSQLWFITIAVLAIAVLYLAKVLLLPLGFAVLFAFLLAPVVAMLERLRFPRPIAALCVILAFAGLLSVCTWTIFTQLVAIANDLPTYGGNIAQKMKTLHSPSNSAYSRAQREIEQISNELGIANSTGAIPPPSESEAKPLGASPDHPVQVREVGRPTGRLDQLGGVIEPLTTALLSVVFTFFVLLQREDLRNRLIHLSGDRNLSRMTQAMSDASRRISRYFLLQVAVNVAYGALVCIALYFIGLPHWFLFGALAFLCRFVPYVGAPIAALTPTVLSLAVFSGWRHSAEIFGVFVLLEIVTANYVEPHVYGKHTGLSTLAVLIAAAFWTLIWGPVGLILSVPLTVCLVVMGSHVPSLEFLTVLLGDQPVIPPYTAFFQRMLAHDEREASDILQNCLKSESLAAVYDSILIPALTLVEMERQKGELEESTVRFIRTSTSEMVDELGFRAAEEKAELAPAGPNGENAGTDSQSLIASPMAAPSVVVIPVRDGSDDLISTMLSQVLDQAGFRATCIPIQRIDETVAAVAEQKPDLVFLSGMPPVAMARANRIFRSLRRANPALKIVMGIWHYNEDPAKAAQMISRTEELHISTSLSDAISEAQAHVEPHPAVAEPLDESPQLVGTPSDSAA from the coding sequence TTGAATCCCTCAGCCACCGCACGTATGCTGTCGCAACTCTGGTTCATCACCATCGCGGTGCTCGCTATCGCTGTCCTCTACCTGGCCAAAGTCCTCCTTCTCCCCTTGGGATTTGCGGTTCTCTTTGCCTTTCTTCTCGCGCCCGTGGTGGCGATGCTCGAGCGCCTGCGCTTTCCGCGCCCCATCGCCGCCCTGTGCGTCATCCTTGCCTTTGCCGGCTTGCTCAGCGTTTGTACGTGGACTATCTTCACCCAGCTTGTCGCCATCGCTAACGACCTGCCTACCTACGGCGGCAACATTGCGCAGAAGATGAAAACGCTGCATAGCCCCAGCAACTCGGCCTACAGCCGCGCTCAGCGAGAGATCGAGCAAATCAGCAACGAACTCGGCATCGCCAACTCCACCGGAGCCATCCCTCCCCCCAGCGAATCCGAAGCCAAGCCCCTTGGAGCAAGCCCTGATCATCCCGTACAGGTCCGTGAAGTAGGTCGCCCCACCGGACGCCTCGATCAGCTCGGCGGCGTCATTGAACCTCTTACCACCGCGCTACTTTCCGTCGTCTTCACTTTCTTCGTTCTCCTGCAGCGGGAAGACCTGCGCAATCGCCTCATCCATCTCTCCGGAGATCGCAACCTCTCGCGCATGACCCAGGCCATGAGCGACGCCAGCCGCCGCATCTCCCGCTATTTCCTCCTCCAAGTCGCCGTAAACGTGGCCTACGGAGCGCTTGTATGCATAGCGCTCTACTTCATCGGGCTGCCGCACTGGTTCCTCTTCGGAGCTCTCGCTTTCCTCTGCCGCTTTGTGCCCTATGTCGGAGCCCCCATCGCGGCACTCACGCCGACTGTGCTCTCGCTCGCTGTCTTCTCAGGGTGGCGCCACTCCGCTGAAATCTTCGGCGTCTTCGTACTGCTTGAAATTGTCACCGCCAACTACGTCGAGCCCCACGTCTATGGCAAGCACACCGGCCTCTCCACCCTTGCGGTGCTCATCGCGGCCGCTTTCTGGACGCTGATCTGGGGCCCCGTCGGCCTCATCCTCTCCGTTCCTCTGACCGTCTGCCTCGTGGTCATGGGCAGCCATGTCCCGTCGCTTGAATTCCTCACAGTTCTGCTTGGTGATCAGCCGGTTATTCCGCCTTACACCGCGTTCTTCCAGCGCATGCTCGCCCACGACGAACGCGAAGCTTCCGACATCTTGCAGAACTGCCTCAAATCCGAATCGCTCGCGGCTGTCTATGATTCCATCCTCATCCCTGCTCTCACCCTGGTTGAGATGGAGCGCCAAAAAGGAGAGCTCGAAGAATCCACTGTCCGCTTCATCCGCACCAGCACCTCTGAGATGGTGGACGAACTGGGCTTTCGCGCCGCGGAAGAGAAGGCCGAACTGGCGCCCGCTGGGCCTAATGGCGAAAACGCCGGCACAGACTCCCAATCCCTGATTGCAAGCCCCATGGCCGCCCCCAGTGTCGTTGTTATTCCTGTGCGCGACGGATCCGACGACCTCATCTCCACCATGCTTTCGCAGGTGCTCGACCAGGCAGGTTTCCGTGCCACCTGCATCCCCATCCAGCGCATCGACGAGACCGTTGCGGCCGTCGCCGAGCAGAAGCCCGATCTCGTTTTTCTTTCCGGAATGCCGCCCGTGGCCATGGCGCGCGCCAACCGCATCTTCCGCAGCCTGCGCCGCGCAAATCCCGCGCTCAAAATCGTCATGGGCATCTGGCACTACAACGAAGATCCCGCCAAGGCCGCGCAGATGATCAGCCGCACAGAAGAGCTGCACATCTCAACGTCATTGTCAGACGCAATCTCTGAAGCCCAGGCCCACGTGGAACCGCATCCCGCCGTAGCCGAACCGCTGGACGAGTCGCCGCAGCTAGTTGGAACCCCAAGCGACAGCGCAGCATAA
- a CDS encoding alpha/beta fold hydrolase, which produces MENCEDFRDDSRIDAPVRGFLHRAAGAGIDCLVLTHGAGANCQSPLLMALADAFCAAGVTVLRCDLPFRQARPHGPPLRTAEKDQEGLRAAVEAIRRQTTGKIFLGGHSYGGRQASMLAARESELVERLLMLSYPLHPPKRPDQMRTAHFPSLLTPALFVSGERDGFGSKMEMEAALKLIPAKTELLMVAGAGHELMTPRNRADLPTLVVEAFLKFANG; this is translated from the coding sequence ATGGAGAACTGCGAGGATTTCAGGGATGATTCGAGGATAGATGCGCCTGTACGAGGCTTCCTCCACCGAGCCGCTGGCGCTGGTATAGATTGCCTGGTACTGACGCATGGCGCCGGAGCCAACTGCCAGTCTCCGCTGCTGATGGCGCTGGCAGACGCATTCTGTGCAGCTGGCGTCACCGTGTTGCGCTGCGACCTGCCTTTTCGTCAGGCACGGCCGCATGGGCCGCCACTGCGAACTGCGGAGAAGGATCAGGAAGGCTTGCGTGCAGCAGTGGAAGCAATTCGACGTCAAACTACCGGAAAGATCTTCCTCGGTGGACACTCGTATGGTGGCAGACAGGCATCGATGCTGGCTGCGCGTGAATCGGAACTCGTGGAGCGGCTATTGATGCTTTCTTATCCGCTGCATCCGCCCAAGCGTCCGGACCAGATGCGAACGGCGCACTTCCCTTCTCTGCTAACCCCAGCATTGTTTGTAAGCGGCGAGCGCGATGGATTCGGGTCGAAGATGGAGATGGAAGCTGCACTGAAATTAATACCCGCAAAGACAGAGTTGTTGATGGTTGCCGGTGCGGGCCACGAATTGATGACCCCGCGAAATCGTGCGGATTTGCCGACGCTGGTGGTCGAGGCGTTTTTAAAGTTTGCAAACGGCTAG